From the Chloroflexota bacterium genome, the window TCCTTGACGCCGATGGAGGCCAGGTGCTCGAACTCGGCCATGACGTTATCCAACGGCCGATAGCGATAGCGCAGAGGACTGGCCACGCAGAAGGAACAGGTGTACGGACACCCATCGGAGATCATCACGCTGGTCAGCGGGCGGCGCCGCCCATGGGGAATCCGATAACGGGAGAGATCGAACAGCTCATGGCGGGGCACAGGCACGGTGAACGTGCGGCCCTCCTCCAGGCGACGCCCCGACACCACATGACCGTTCCGCCGATAGGTCAGGTTCGGCAGCTCGGCCTGGCCATCCCCCGCCCCCTCGATGAAATCGATCACGTCCCCGGTCGTGAAATCGAGGATGATGGCGTCCAGATGCTCGTACGCCTCCATGATGTGCGGCCCCTCATACAACAACACACCGCCGATGCCGACGATCAGCGCGCCGGTCCGCTCCTTCACCTCGCGGGTGAACTCCAGGTCGGCCGGCCAGGAGGTGATCCCCGTGAGGAAGATCACCACGTCCGGCCGCCAGTCCGTGATCTCGGCCAGGCAGCGCCCTCGCGGCATGTGGGTGATGATGGCGTCGATGACGCGCACCTCATATCGCTCCGCCAGGAAGCCGCTGAGCATGATGAGATCGATCGGCGGCCAGTAATAGGAGGCCTTGGACACCGAACTGCAGAATTGATCCCGGAGGTAAAGCTGATCCCCCGGGGGATTCAAGAGAAGCACACGCTTACGTCCCGCCCCGTCTCGTCCCGTCACCACCACATCCTCCTCAACAAACCTCCAGATCCCTCCTCTATCCGCAGCCGCAAAGGCTCACATAGATGGATCTCCCACGAAGCCCCTTTCGCAGCGAAGGCATATGCGGAACAAGCCTCCGGCGGCGCGCCGGCGGGCATTCTAGCACCGAACCCAGGGGGAGGCAACGCCCGTGATCCCCCGGGCGTGAGATCTTCCCTCTGGACGTAAACCACTGTAACAT encodes:
- a CDS encoding radical SAM protein gives rise to the protein MTGRDGAGRKRVLLLNPPGDQLYLRDQFCSSVSKASYYWPPIDLIMLSGFLAERYEVRVIDAIITHMPRGRCLAEITDWRPDVVIFLTGITSWPADLEFTREVKERTGALIVGIGGVLLYEGPHIMEAYEHLDAIILDFTTGDVIDFIEGAGDGQAELPNLTYRRNGHVVSGRRLEEGRTFTVPVPRHELFDLSRYRIPHGRRRPLTSVMISDGCPYTCSFCVASPLRYRYRPLDNVMAEFEHLASIGVKELFFKDFTFGVRKDLTIQLCEEMVRNKLDLTWVASCRVDTVDRELLEAMKRAGCHTIQFGVESADEELLQEYHKRITLEQTRRTFELCREVGIRTLAHFILGLPGETRESIMRTVAYAKELKCDYASFNVVIPQVGTDLRRLAIEKGYYRPDVQTFDSGRSFPVVETEKLTRDELWDYRNRAIRSFYLDPRYIWRRVIGVRTWTEFRNLVENGWALLKGASPVILEG